One genomic region from Gadus morhua chromosome 9, gadMor3.0, whole genome shotgun sequence encodes:
- the LOC115551450 gene encoding GC-rich sequence DNA-binding factor 2-like, whose translation MARRQRQEARSQKDFISLGRDGRSSAGSTPDRRSRDSDRDDDEPDDCERRIEFAPRAKSVRERIAEKLGSSDESKSDSEEEEQKLWEETQIFKGLKRRPGEQSPSGSEASNCSSSSRSRRRNQHRQKKAGFNYPESLPPVGGLKRRLEGKLESLKEVHRARQAKLRRMEGDVENARSSMENARSSMENLEGSASDRQLRFYRAMT comes from the coding sequence ATGGCCAGGAGGCAACGTCAAGAAGCAAGATCCCAGAAAGACTTCATTTCCCTGGGTAGGGATGGCCGGAGCTCTGCTGGCAGCACCCCTGACCGCCGCAGCAGGGACAGCGACCGCGACGACGACGAACCGGATGATTGCGAGCGAAGGATTGAGTTTGCCCCGCGTGCGAAGAGCGTTCGAGAGAGGATTGCGGAGAAACTAGGAAGCAGCGATGAAAGTAAATCTGactctgaggaagaggagcagaaacTTTGGGAGGAGACTCAGATTTTCAAGGGACTCAAAAGACGTCCAGGTGAACAGAGTCCTTCAGGCAGTGAAGCCagcaactgcagcagcagcagcagaagccgGAGGAGAAACCAACACAGGCAGAAGAAGGCCGGCTTCAACTACCCAGAGAGCCTGCCGCCTGTCGGAGGCCTGAAACGGAGGCTTGAGGGAAAGCTGGAGTCGCTGAAGGAGGTGCACCGAGCGCGGCAGGCGAagctgaggaggatggagggggatgTGGAGAACGCCAGGAGCTCCATGGAGAACGCCAGGAGCTCCATGGAGAACCTGGAGGGCAGCGCCTCGGACAGGCAGCTCCGCTTCTACAGGGCCATGACCTAG